The sequence CCGATTCGACGCCGGCATCGGCGTCCGGAAGGCGATCTACAAGCCCCATCCCCAGGCGATACCCGATGTCGTCGTCAGGGACAGCGAACACTGCATCGAGTGCGGCCTCTGCTACGATGTCTGCGATCGGGGGGCGATCCGGCGGGAGGACGCCGCGGAGGAGATCCGGCTGACCGTTGACTGCATCGTGGTGGCGACCGGCTACCAGCAGTTTGATCCTGCCGACAAACCGGTACTCGGCTATCTCCGCCTTCCGGACGTCGTCACCAGCCTCGAGTTCGAGCGGATGATCAACGCCGGCGGCCCCACGGGGGGGCGGTTGCGCCGCCTCTCCGACGGGAAGCCTCCCGGATCCGTCGTGTTCGTCCAGTGCGTGGGATCCCGCGATGCAACCATCGGACGGTCCTGGTGCTCCGGCACCTGCTGTATGGCGGCCATAAAACATGCAATCCTGATCAAGGAGAAGCACCCTGAGTGCGAGGTCACGATCTGCTACATCGATATTCGCGCCTACGGCAAGGGCTACGAGGAGTACTACCAGAGAGCGGAGCGCCTGGGGGTGCGGTTCCTGCGGGGGATGCCCGCCGAGGTTGTGGAAGGCAGGGACGGCATGGTGCTCTGCGTCGAGAACACCGAGAATCGCCAGTTCCTGGAGCTCCACCCCGACCTGGTGGTGCTCTCCATCGGCGTGGGCCCCTCCGCGACGGCAGCAGCCATCGCGGAGAGACTGGGGATCGAGCAGGATGGAAACGGCTTTTTCAAACCCCTCGACGCGAAGCTCGGTCCCGTGCAGACGCTGAAACCGGGCATCTACGTGGTCGGTGCCGCGACCGGCCCTCGGGACATCCCCGATTGCGTCGCGCAGGGGGGGGCGGCTGCCATGCGGGTGCTGATCGACATCGCAGGAAAGGGTGAGGGGCGCTGACGGGCGACACGATCTGGTGGGACGACGCCAGCGGTGCGGTCTGCCTCATCAACCAGGCCCGGCTGCCAGGCAGAAAGGAGCTCGTCACCTGCACGACGCTCCAGCGGCTGAAAGATGCCATCGCCGCCCTGGAGGTGCGGGGGGCACCGGCGCTCGGCGTGGCCGGCGCGCTCGGGATGGCGCTTGCCGCGCGGGAGGTTCGGGAGAACCGACTGGGGCGGTTCAAGGAGGAGATGCGGAGAGCGGCAGAGGCGCTGAAGGGCCTGCGCCCGACCGCCATCAACCTCTCCTGGGGCGTCGATCAGGTGCTGGACGTGATCGAGCGCGCCGGGAGCGTGGCGGAAGCGCGGGAGAGATCGCTGCAGAGAGCGAAGGAGATTGCGGAGGAGGACGAGGCCATCTGCCGGCGCCTGGGAGGATTCGGGTCCGCACTCCTGCCGGACGGGTGCACGGTGCTCACGCACTGCAACGCGGGTTCCCTCGCCTGCAAGGCCTGGGGCACCGCTCTCGGGGTGGTCCGGGCCGCCGTGGAGGAGGGCAAGGAGGTGCGTGTGATCGCCTGCGAGACCCGCCCTCTCTTCCAGGGAGCCCGCCTAACCGCCTGGGAGCTGGCAGAAGCCGGCATCGACGTCACAGTGATCGTGGACTCTGCGGCCCCCTTCCTGATGCGGAGGGGAGAGGTGGATCTGGTCCTGGTGGGGGCCGACCGGATCACGCGGGACGCTGTCTTCAACAAGATCGGAACCTACATGCATGCGGTAGCGGCCCGCCACCATGCTCTGCCGTTCTACGTGGCAGCCCCCACCTCCACCTTCGACCCGGTCCACACGGAGAGGGAGATCAGGATCGAGGAGCGCAGCCGGGCGGAGATCGCCTGGGCGGGCGGAACCATGGTGGTGCCGGAGCGGGTCCGCGTGCTGAACTACGCCTTCGACGCAACGCCCCTGGAGCTTGTCAGCGCCATCGTCACCGAGACGGGAGTCCTCTATCCCCCATTCGCGCAACAGATCGCGGGAGATCCCTGACACCGCGAGGTCTCAGTCATGCTCTTCGAGTCCGAAGCTTGGAACCAGCTGATGATCCTCATCGGGGAGATCGCCGTCGTGATGGCACTCGTCGTGCTCGCCTCCGCGCTGCTCGTCGTGATCGTCACCCTGTACTCTTTAAAGAGCGGCAGACTCTATCTTGCCAGCCTGTTGACGCCCGCTCTGGTCCTCATGGAGGGGCTCGTGAAGGCGGTCTGCCGGCTCCTCGGGCTGGACGAGAGGGAGCTGCTGCAGTTCTTCATCACGATCCACAATGCCGTCAACGTGCGCGCATTCTCGGCGATTCCGGTGGAGAAGAGGGCGATCTTTCTGCCCCAGTGCCTGCGGTCTGCTCGATGCCCCGCGAACCTCACTCCCGAGGGGCTGAAGTGCGTTCGGTGCGGGCAGTGCTGCCTCGGCGGCTGGATCCCGAACCTGCAGGCGCTCGGCTATCGGGTCTTCATCGTGCCCGGCAGCAGCTTCATCAAACGGATGGTGAAGAAGTACCGCCCGATGGGGATCATCGGCGTCGGATGCATAGCTGAGGTGAAAGAAGGTCTGGAGATGTGCGATCGCATGGATCTACCCGCGATCGGGGTGGTGACCCTCAAGGAAGGGTGCGTTGAGACGCTTGTCGGCTGGAGCGATCTCTGCGATGCAGCTCTCCTTGGAATCGACTCGGAGGTCACTGCGGAAGAACCTTGACATTCCTTCCGATCAGGCGCCCGCTGCGAATCTTCCCGAAGATGTAGATGGTCTCGCCGCTCCTTACCTCGCCCACCTCGACCCCGGGGCGGAGGATCACATCCCCGCCCGCCTGGATGGAGCGGATCCGGGCATGATCGCAGACAGTGAGGTTCTCCCGGGTGCAGACGGGGCCCTTGATCCGGGTGCGGCTGCCGATGATCGCGCTCCCGCTGGCGATACCCCCTCCCACGGTTGACAGGCGCCCGAGTTCCAGCCGTCCGCCCACCTCGAGCCGCCCCCAGACGTGCGTATCGGCAGGGAGGATCAGGTTGCCCTCGATCTTCACGTTGCCATCGAAGAAGGAGCCCTTCGGCGCGATGAATGTGTCGCCATGCCGGTATATTTTCGTCATTCCCCGTGGTACCTCTTATTGTCTGAACATATCAATGCGTAGGATCCAGAACCAATCGTGGAGCACCGCCCCCTCTGTCCCATCCCGGAGGAACTGCGCATACCGCAGTCGCTTGAGAGGAGAACGAGGAGCCCCTGCCGGTCGGGCTCGCCGGAACCACCGATTCCCGGTGTGCGGCAGCTGCCCCTCCGTCGGTACATTCGTTATAAGGATCTGCATATATAAAATATGAGTATAATTAAAATAAGTATATTTATAAATAAATTAAAAAAAGTGGATTTATTAGCCCGGGAATGGATATACCTGCATGGATCTCCCCCCTATCCGGTATGCGGTGCTCCTCGTCTCCCTCCTGCTCGGTATCACCCTCCTCCTCGGCGTCGTTCTCGCATCGGACGACCTCGCCGTCGCGAAGGGATTCCGGGATCGCTACACCTCCTCGATCTCGACCCGGATCCTGCACGCCTATGCGGCCAATATCCACGTCACCTTCCTGATGATCTTCGGCGGCAACCTCCTCCTGAACTGCATGCTCTTCCTCCCGGCGCGGCTCCTGCAGCACCGGTCGGCGATCCTGCTCCCGATCTTCGTCACGGCCGTGGTTGGCTACAACGGACTGATGGTCGGCTCTATCGTCTACCTCTGTGCCGTCCAGCGGGGGCTCACGATCGCCCTCGCCGCCGTGCTGCCCCACGGCATCATCGAGCTGTCGGCGATGATCCTGGCGGCGGCCCTGGGACTGACTTATGCGTTCCGATACCTGCAGGACGAGCGCCGCGGGGAGCGGGAGTTCCGCCCGTACGCAGACGCTTTCATGGCGCTTGTCACGCCGATGGTCGCGGTTGCGGCGCTCATCGAGACCTACCTGACCCATCTGATCGTATACTCCATGGTCTAGACGGGCGTGTCAACCGCCTCTCTTCTGCCAGACGATGCGGCAACGGCTACGGGGCCGGCGCCCTGCCCAGCGCCTGCAGCTCCGCCCCGTAGCGCCGGCGGCGGGCGATGTAGGCAGCTGCATGCTCCCCGAAGGGCACGTACTCCGCGACCGCCCAGCCCTCCCGGGCGAGGCGCAGCTTGGTCCTGTCGGAGAGCCCCTTCAGGAAGCCGAACTCGATCCTCTGCCTCGATGCCCGCCCGCGCTCCAGCATCCATGCGATCAGCTCCGGATCGTGCGTCCCCACGCTGAAGTCTGCGCCAGCCTGCTGGAGTGCCAGGAAGAGGGAGCGGAACCGCTGCTGGATCTCGGTAAAATCGCGGACATCGCCGGTGTACGCCCCTTTCACCAGGCGGACCCGGATCCCCCCCTCGAGGGCAGCAGCCAGATCCCCGGGGGTTCGGTCCAGGTAGGCCTGCAGGGCGAGCGTAAGCGGGAAGCCCGACCGCGCCGCCTCCCGGGCTATCTCCAGCGTTCGGTCGACGAGACCTCTCCCCTCCATATCGACCTCGAACCCCACGCCGGCGTCCCGGGCTACCCGGAGCAGGGATGCCACATGACTCCTGTAGATGGCCGGATCCCGGGTCGCCCCGAGGGCGGTGAGCTTCACCGATACGGAAGCGTCCAGTGATGACTCGACAATCCCCCGGATGCAGGCGATATAGGCATCCCGCGTCTGCTCCGACTGCTCCCGCGTCCGCGCCGCACCGCTCAGGATGTCCAGGATGCAGCGGATACCCTGAGCGTTCCGCTCCCTGCACCACTGCCGCGCCCGCTCTCCGTGCGGCAGCGTCCAGGATTCAGCCGTTCCCGCCATGGCACCCGATACAGCGGATTACCATTAAAGGTTGCTGGAGGGGGGGAGGCACGGTCGCGGCGCCGAACGATTCTTATACGGCGGCGGCATACGGGAGGGGAGGATGAGAACCCTGCACTCCGAAGCGGCGGACTGCCCGTTCTGCACCATACCCGCGGAGGCGATCGTCGTGCGCAACGATCTCTGCTTCGCCATCCGCGATGCCGACCCGGTCGCGCGCGGGCACATGCTGATCGCCCCCTTCCGGCATGTCGCGTCCTACTTCGATACCACGTTCGGCGAGAGGGTGGCGGTTCTCGACCTGGTCGAGCAGGTGAGGGATCGGATCGACGCGGAGTACGCCCCGGACGGCTACAACGTCGGGGTGAATATCGGCGCTGCTGCGGGACAGTCGGTGATGCACGTGCACTTCCACGTCATACCGCGGTACCGGGGAGATACACCGCACCCCGGAGGCGGTATCCGCAATGTCCTGAAGGGATCCTGCGGGTGACTCCGCGTACCGCATGTCGGTACCGCTCGGCAACCTGCCGCTACCCGACCCGGGTCTGGGTCTGCTCCCGCAGGAACGAGAGCAGGTAGTACGCCCCTCCCACGCCCTTTCCGGTACTTCCGCTGCCCTTCCAGCCGCTAAACGGCTGGATGCCCGGCCATGCCCCCGTGGTCGCTCCCCCCCTACGGTTTGCATAGCAGGTGCCGAAACGGATATGCTCGAAGAATGACTTCAACTCGCTCTCCTCCTCCGAGAAGATGCCGGCGGTCAGCCCGAAGTCCGTATCGTTCGCCTCACGGAGAGCCTCATCCAGACGGGTGAACTTCTTCAGGATCAGGAAGGGCACGAAGAGCTCGTCTCGGGTCAGACGGTGCCCTTCCGGTAGGTCGGTGACCACAGCGGGCGTCAGGTAGTGGCCGCGGGAGAAAAGCCCTCCCGTGAGCGCCTTCCCGCCCGTAAGGATCGAGCCCCCGTCCTCCTCCGCCTGCCGCACGGCATCCTCGTAGGTCCTCTTTGCTCTCTCGTCGATCACCGGACCGTAGAACACGTCCCGATCGCGGGGATCGCCGACCTTCACCTCCTCCACTCTCCGCACCAGCCTCCGGGCGAACTCGTCCGCGACGGAATCCTGAACGTACAGGCGGGAGGTCGCGCTGCACTTCTGCCCCCCATAGCCGAACGCAGCCCGCACAACGCCCTCGACCGCCTTACCCAGATCCGCCTCACCCGTCACTATGGTGGGGTTCTTGCTTCCCATCTCGGCGATCAGGGGTTTGGGGTAGGGCTGCCGCACAGCACGCTCGCGGTAGAGCCACATGCCGACCGCCTTGGAACCCGTGAACGCGATCCCGTCGACATCGGGATGGGCAGCCACGACGTTCCCGAACGGCCCTCCGGGACCGGTCACCAGGTTGATCGCGCCCGCGGGCACACCCCCATCGACGAATGCCCGGTACACCTTGAGCCCGGAGAACGGCGCCACGCTCGTCGGCTTGAAGACCACGGTGTTGCCGGTGAGAAGCGCTGCAGCACACATCCCTCCGGCGAGGGCAATCGGGAAGTTGAAGGGGGATATCACGGCGAACACCCCATAGGGCCGCATGAGGCTCCAGCTCTGCTCGCCATCAGGGTCCACTGTCATGGGGAGCACATAGCCATCGTTCTCCTCGTAGGTGTCGGCGTAGTAGCGGAGCAGGTCCACCGCCTCCCCGATCTCAGCCAGAGCCTCGGTCCGGGTCTTCCCCACCTCGTAGGTCAGCAGGGCGGAGAGCGGGAACCTCTGGCGATCCAGGGTATCGGCGGCGGCCCGGATGGCCCTCATCCGCACCTGCCACTCCACCGAACTCCAGGACGCCTCCGATCTCTTCGCCTCTCCGATGGCCTCCTCCATCTCTCTCTTCCCGCCTCTCTGGAATACTCCAAGAAGGATCTCCCGGTCGATCGGGGATGTCACGGCGAAGGTGTCCTCCGCATACACCTCCCGATCCCCGATATACATCGGGTGATGCTCGCCGAACTCCTGCACGATGTCGGTCAGCGCCCGCTCATACTCCCTGTGGGTATTCTCATCCACATCGATGGAGACGTAGGTCATTTTCGAGCCCATGAAAACTCTCCTCCGCGTAGCCCCTGTACCCGCGGCGGTCGGACTGTGCTGCGGCCGGGGACGGTCGATAGAGCGGGGGTTCTCTATATAATCATTCCCCCTACCGGCCGCAGATCCGGGAGAGCACACCGTCCAGGATCGACAGGCCTGCATCGATATCGTCCTTCTCGATGACGAGGGGCGGGGAGAACCGGATCGCTGATTCCCCCGCGGGGAGCAGGGCGAGTCCGCGCTCAAAACACTCCCGGACGATTCGATCCCTCATCTCCGCATCCGGTTCCCGGGTCTCCCGCTTCCTGACCAGCTCCATGCCGGCCATCAGCCCCAGGCTCCGCACATCCCCGATACCTTCATGCACCCTCCGGAGACGTTCGAGACCCTCCACCAGGTGCTCGCCCTGCGCGAGAACGTGAGCGCCGAAAGTCGGGGCCCGCATAATCTCCAGAACGGCCAGACCGGCTGCGCAGGAGATGGCGTTGCCGCCGAATGTGCTCGCATGCGATCCGGGAGGCCAGTCCATGATCTCACCGGTCGAGACCGTCACGCCGATCGGAAGCCCTCCCCCGATCGGCTTTGCAAGACAGACGATATCCGCTGTGACGCCCGAATGCTCCGCCGCGAGAAACTTACCCGTGCGGTAGCCGCCCGCCTGCACCTCGTCGTCCACAAGAAGGATGCCGTGTTCGTCGCAGAGGGACCGCAGCCGCTTCAGGAACGTTCGCGGAGGAACGACGTAGCCCCCTTCCCCGAGGACCGGCTCGACGACGATGGCGGCGACCTCCTCCGGAGAGACCTCCGTTCTGAAGATCACATCCTCGATGTAGTCCAGCACATCCTGATCGCAGGATGCACGCGAATTCCGGCATAACGGGCGGTAGGGATCGGGGTACGGTGCATGAACTGCAGACAGAAAAGGTCCAAAGTGCTTCCTCTGCTTCGTCCTTCCCGCCGTGAGGGTGAGCGCACCGAAGGTTCTCCCATGGAACGCGCGGTGGAACGCCAGGAAGTACTTTCTCCCTGTGTGGTACCGGGCGAGTTTCATCGCCGCCTCCACGCTCTCGGCTCCGGAGTTGCCGAAGTAGACCGTATCGAGACCCGCCGGCAGGAATTTCACCAGCTCCTCGGCGAAGCGGACGGGCAACTCGGAGCAGAAGTCGGCAAACACGGTGTGGGATAGGCGCTCCGTCTGCTCCTGCACAGCCCGGACCACTTCCGGGTGGTTCCACCCGACATTCATCACCGCGATGCCGGCGGTGAAGTCGAGATATCGGTTGCCGTCCACGTCCCAGAGGTTCACTCCCGCTGCCCGGTCGATGACAAGCGGATACGCCCTGGAGAGAGAGGGTGAGATAACCTCGGCGTCCCTGCGCAGGATCTCCCGCGCCGTTGGACCCGGCGGGCGGATTCTGACAAGCGGCTCCATGCCCCACCATGGATGCCTGCGATATATAATCTGTCTGCCCATTCGATCCGGACGTCCTGCACGAACCTTTCAGGCGGCGAGGATGGCAGAGACGACGAAGACGGTGAGTGCCCCGAACATCCCGAACTTGAGCATCGCCGTCGCACCCGAGGTGCGGATGCATTCGGGGGTTCTGCAGCGGACGACCCTCCCGGCCGCGACGAGGAGGATCCCGTCCATCATCCCGATCGCGCCGAGGTAGGGCAGGCCCCACCCCCGCCCGACCGGCAGAAGGCTGATGGCGACGGCAACGGCAAGGAGACCGAGGGCGAGGATTGCAGTGCGGCGGATCCCGATCAGCATCGGAACCGTCACGGCGCCGCCGGCACGATCCCCATCCACATCCTCGGCATCCTTCAGGAGCTCGCGGGCGATCATCGCGAGGAATGTGATCCCGGCCACGGGCAGCGCCATGAGCGCACCGCCAACACCCGCGAGTGCCCCGCCGAAGAGAAATATGCTTGCGGAGAGGTAAGAGACGGCAATATTTCCTACGAGAGGGGCCTTCTTGAGGTACACGGCGTAGATCACTAGGAGCAGGGAGTTCAGGAGAGCGATCCCGATGCAGAGGGGATTCGTGAAGAGGGCGAGTGCGATACCGGAGGTGAAGAGGAGAGCGGAAAACCCGGCGGCCTGGGCGGTGCCGATCTCGCCGGCAGGAATGGGGCGATCGGGGCGGTTGATCGCGTCGATCGCCGCATCGCAGCAGTCGTTCACCACGTTCCCGGCAGCCGTGATGAGCGCGACGATGGCGATCAGGAGAAGGAGATCGGCCTGGAGCGTCCCTGTCGCAACGATGAATCCCAGACTTGTGGCGAGGCCCGCCACCGCGGAGTTCAGAGGGCGTGTAATCCTGAAAAAGGCTCCTGCGTGCATGGATGCGTATGAATGAATTGCGGCCGCATGCTATTTCAAGGTGTGGAGATCAAGGCGACGGGCTTGGAGGGATTCGAACCCCCGATATTTGGCTTAGGACGCCAACGCCCTATCCTGGCTAGGCCACAAGCCCAAAAGTGCGAATATACTTCGCCATGGGAGAGTATAAGTTTAACGACCACCCCCGCCTACAGTACTGCATGGACCTCGTTGAGGTGACCGAGGGCGCGACCCGCCTTTTCGTGCCTGTCCAGGATGCATCCCTGCAGTTCCCCCCCGGGAGCTCCGCCATCTTCTACAACCGGCGCATGGAGCTGAACCGGGACGCGACCATCCTGCTGCTCTCCAGCATCCAGCCTTCCGATTACCTCGATGCCATGGGGGCGACGGGTGTGAGGGGGCTCCGCGTCGCCGCGGAATGCGGGATTGCAGTCACCATCAACGACAGGAATGCCGAAGCGGTCGCCCTGATCCGGCGGAATGCTGACCTTTTTCATATTCCCGTGGAGATCTTCCAGGAGGACGCGAACGTGCTCATGAGCGCCCGACGGTTCGATGCCGTCGATCTCGATCCCTTCGGTTCGCCGGCTCCGTTCGCGGATGCCGCCTCGCGGAGCGCGCGGCGTTACCTCTTCATGACAGCGACGGATACCGCTCCCCTCTGCGGCGCCCACCGGAGAGCCGGAATGC is a genomic window of Methanomicrobiales archaeon containing:
- a CDS encoding DUF116 domain-containing protein: MLFESEAWNQLMILIGEIAVVMALVVLASALLVVIVTLYSLKSGRLYLASLLTPALVLMEGLVKAVCRLLGLDERELLQFFITIHNAVNVRAFSAIPVEKRAIFLPQCLRSARCPANLTPEGLKCVRCGQCCLGGWIPNLQALGYRVFIVPGSSFIKRMVKKYRPMGIIGVGCIAEVKEGLEMCDRMDLPAIGVVTLKEGCVETLVGWSDLCDAALLGIDSEVTAEEP
- the mtnA gene encoding S-methyl-5-thioribose-1-phosphate isomerase yields the protein MTGDTIWWDDASGAVCLINQARLPGRKELVTCTTLQRLKDAIAALEVRGAPALGVAGALGMALAAREVRENRLGRFKEEMRRAAEALKGLRPTAINLSWGVDQVLDVIERAGSVAEARERSLQRAKEIAEEDEAICRRLGGFGSALLPDGCTVLTHCNAGSLACKAWGTALGVVRAAVEEGKEVRVIACETRPLFQGARLTAWELAEAGIDVTVIVDSAAPFLMRRGEVDLVLVGADRITRDAVFNKIGTYMHAVAARHHALPFYVAAPTSTFDPVHTEREIRIEERSRAEIAWAGGTMVVPERVRVLNYAFDATPLELVSAIVTETGVLYPPFAQQIAGDP
- a CDS encoding geranylgeranylglycerol-phosphate geranylgeranyltransferase translates to MHAGAFFRITRPLNSAVAGLATSLGFIVATGTLQADLLLLIAIVALITAAGNVVNDCCDAAIDAINRPDRPIPAGEIGTAQAAGFSALLFTSGIALALFTNPLCIGIALLNSLLLVIYAVYLKKAPLVGNIAVSYLSASIFLFGGALAGVGGALMALPVAGITFLAMIARELLKDAEDVDGDRAGGAVTVPMLIGIRRTAILALGLLAVAVAISLLPVGRGWGLPYLGAIGMMDGILLVAAGRVVRCRTPECIRTSGATAMLKFGMFGALTVFVVSAILAA
- a CDS encoding aldehyde dehydrogenase family protein → MGSKMTYVSIDVDENTHREYERALTDIVQEFGEHHPMYIGDREVYAEDTFAVTSPIDREILLGVFQRGGKREMEEAIGEAKRSEASWSSVEWQVRMRAIRAAADTLDRQRFPLSALLTYEVGKTRTEALAEIGEAVDLLRYYADTYEENDGYVLPMTVDPDGEQSWSLMRPYGVFAVISPFNFPIALAGGMCAAALLTGNTVVFKPTSVAPFSGLKVYRAFVDGGVPAGAINLVTGPGGPFGNVVAAHPDVDGIAFTGSKAVGMWLYRERAVRQPYPKPLIAEMGSKNPTIVTGEADLGKAVEGVVRAAFGYGGQKCSATSRLYVQDSVADEFARRLVRRVEEVKVGDPRDRDVFYGPVIDERAKRTYEDAVRQAEEDGGSILTGGKALTGGLFSRGHYLTPAVVTDLPEGHRLTRDELFVPFLILKKFTRLDEALREANDTDFGLTAGIFSEEESELKSFFEHIRFGTCYANRRGGATTGAWPGIQPFSGWKGSGSTGKGVGGAYYLLSFLREQTQTRVG
- a CDS encoding polymer-forming cytoskeletal protein, which codes for MTKIYRHGDTFIAPKGSFFDGNVKIEGNLILPADTHVWGRLEVGGRLELGRLSTVGGGIASGSAIIGSRTRIKGPVCTRENLTVCDHARIRSIQAGGDVILRPGVEVGEVRSGETIYIFGKIRSGRLIGRNVKVLPQ
- a CDS encoding acetyl ornithine aminotransferase family protein yields the protein MEPLVRIRPPGPTAREILRRDAEVISPSLSRAYPLVIDRAAGVNLWDVDGNRYLDFTAGIAVMNVGWNHPEVVRAVQEQTERLSHTVFADFCSELPVRFAEELVKFLPAGLDTVYFGNSGAESVEAAMKLARYHTGRKYFLAFHRAFHGRTFGALTLTAGRTKQRKHFGPFLSAVHAPYPDPYRPLCRNSRASCDQDVLDYIEDVIFRTEVSPEEVAAIVVEPVLGEGGYVVPPRTFLKRLRSLCDEHGILLVDDEVQAGGYRTGKFLAAEHSGVTADIVCLAKPIGGGLPIGVTVSTGEIMDWPPGSHASTFGGNAISCAAGLAVLEIMRAPTFGAHVLAQGEHLVEGLERLRRVHEGIGDVRSLGLMAGMELVRKRETREPDAEMRDRIVRECFERGLALLPAGESAIRFSPPLVIEKDDIDAGLSILDGVLSRICGR
- a CDS encoding stage II sporulation protein M; protein product: MDLPPIRYAVLLVSLLLGITLLLGVVLASDDLAVAKGFRDRYTSSISTRILHAYAANIHVTFLMIFGGNLLLNCMLFLPARLLQHRSAILLPIFVTAVVGYNGLMVGSIVYLCAVQRGLTIALAAVLPHGIIELSAMILAAALGLTYAFRYLQDERRGEREFRPYADAFMALVTPMVAVAALIETYLTHLIVYSMV
- a CDS encoding HIT family protein gives rise to the protein MRTLHSEAADCPFCTIPAEAIVVRNDLCFAIRDADPVARGHMLIAPFRHVASYFDTTFGERVAVLDLVEQVRDRIDAEYAPDGYNVGVNIGAAAGQSVMHVHFHVIPRYRGDTPHPGGGIRNVLKGSCG
- a CDS encoding CoB--CoM heterodisulfide reductase iron-sulfur subunit A family protein, translating into MADVAVIGGGVAGIQAALDIANHRIHVHLIEKEPSIGGHMAMLDKTFPTNDCSMCILSPRMNEVLQHPCITLHTCTEVERVFGEAGNFQLVLKRHPRYVDAGMCTGCGDCVEICPIEVYNRFDAGIGVRKAIYKPHPQAIPDVVVRDSEHCIECGLCYDVCDRGAIRREDAAEEIRLTVDCIVVATGYQQFDPADKPVLGYLRLPDVVTSLEFERMINAGGPTGGRLRRLSDGKPPGSVVFVQCVGSRDATIGRSWCSGTCCMAAIKHAILIKEKHPECEVTICYIDIRAYGKGYEEYYQRAERLGVRFLRGMPAEVVEGRDGMVLCVENTENRQFLELHPDLVVLSIGVGPSATAAAIAERLGIEQDGNGFFKPLDAKLGPVQTLKPGIYVVGAATGPRDIPDCVAQGGAAAMRVLIDIAGKGEGR
- a CDS encoding proline dehydrogenase family protein, producing MAGTAESWTLPHGERARQWCRERNAQGIRCILDILSGAARTREQSEQTRDAYIACIRGIVESSLDASVSVKLTALGATRDPAIYRSHVASLLRVARDAGVGFEVDMEGRGLVDRTLEIAREAARSGFPLTLALQAYLDRTPGDLAAALEGGIRVRLVKGAYTGDVRDFTEIQQRFRSLFLALQQAGADFSVGTHDPELIAWMLERGRASRQRIEFGFLKGLSDRTKLRLAREGWAVAEYVPFGEHAAAYIARRRRYGAELQALGRAPAP